A genomic segment from Thermostichus lividus PCC 6715 encodes:
- a CDS encoding DUF58 domain-containing protein: MSVSASYRFGAHRPRVVPTTRFYGLLLLGMIWPVLTSFLPPELLPLSSLPRGELRQLLSYWPVGLGLVLMALYDLLVGALTLWDYYQSGQWQITLQRQCDPRLSIGRQNPIHLIVQIGASLPLTATTRVELYDHVPAEIQSEVPYFLFNAVPNGELTLLYHVFPPRRGTFTWSGCDVRLRSPWGLAWRQWFAALNTNVDVYPDLVGLRSLSIRLSLESSGSLRRRRHALGGTEFAELRDYHLGDDLRMIDWKATARRGRPLVRAMEPERDQLLIILLDRGRLMTATVAGLKRFDWGLNAALALALTGLRRGDKVGLGIFDKQLHTWLAPQSGDSHLGHILSHVYQCEPVFEESDYMGTVSAILGHYTRRALVVVLTEIIDEVASQELLGAMARLTPRFLPFCVALRDRHIESIAHQPLTPQAIDVPDQVTALYEQAVALDLLHQRQRAFARLEQQGVLVLDAPADQISTLLVDRYLLLKARGRL; encoded by the coding sequence ATGAGTGTCTCCGCTAGCTATCGTTTTGGAGCTCACCGACCACGGGTTGTTCCCACAACCCGATTTTATGGCCTGTTGCTCCTAGGCATGATATGGCCGGTACTGACCAGTTTCCTGCCCCCAGAGCTACTGCCCCTGTCATCGCTGCCGCGGGGGGAACTGCGGCAATTGCTCAGTTACTGGCCCGTTGGGTTAGGGTTAGTGCTGATGGCGCTCTACGATCTCCTTGTAGGGGCACTGACCCTCTGGGACTATTACCAATCGGGTCAATGGCAAATAACCCTGCAACGACAGTGCGACCCTCGGCTTTCGATTGGTCGCCAAAATCCCATTCACCTAATTGTGCAGATAGGAGCCAGCCTTCCCTTGACGGCCACGACTCGCGTTGAACTGTACGATCACGTCCCCGCCGAGATACAGAGCGAGGTTCCGTATTTTCTTTTCAATGCAGTGCCCAACGGTGAGCTAACCCTGCTCTACCATGTGTTCCCACCACGACGGGGAACCTTTACGTGGTCTGGCTGTGATGTGCGTCTGCGCAGTCCGTGGGGCTTAGCGTGGCGGCAGTGGTTTGCAGCTCTCAACACCAACGTAGACGTGTATCCCGACCTAGTCGGGTTGCGATCCCTGTCCATTCGTCTCAGTCTTGAGTCCAGCGGCAGCCTACGGCGACGACGGCACGCCCTTGGGGGCACAGAATTTGCTGAACTGCGGGACTACCACCTTGGAGATGATCTGCGGATGATAGACTGGAAGGCGACCGCGCGGCGCGGGCGACCCCTCGTGCGCGCTATGGAGCCAGAGCGAGATCAACTGCTGATTATTCTGTTGGATCGCGGTCGCTTAATGACCGCCACCGTCGCTGGCTTAAAACGGTTTGACTGGGGCTTAAATGCTGCGTTGGCACTCGCCTTAACTGGGCTGCGGCGCGGCGACAAGGTGGGACTTGGGATCTTTGATAAGCAACTGCACACATGGCTTGCCCCCCAAAGTGGTGATTCTCATTTGGGGCATATTCTTAGCCATGTGTATCAGTGCGAACCTGTTTTTGAAGAGTCTGACTACATGGGTACCGTTAGTGCCATTTTAGGTCACTACACCCGCCGTGCCCTTGTGGTTGTGCTCACGGAAATTATTGACGAGGTAGCATCTCAAGAGTTGCTCGGAGCAATGGCGCGGCTCACCCCCCGCTTTTTACCCTTTTGCGTGGCGCTGCGCGATCGCCACATTGAATCCATTGCCCACCAGCCCCTGACCCCCCAAGCAATCGATGTGCCCGATCAAGTTACTGCCCTGTACGAACAGGCGGTCGCGCTGGATCTGCTTCATCAACGCCAACGAGCGTTTGCGCGGCTAGAGCAACAAGGTGTACTGGTATTAGATGCCCCCGCCGATCAGATCAGTACCCTGCTCGTAGATCGCTATTTACTCCTGAAGGCACGTGGCCGCCTCTAA
- a CDS encoding J domain-containing protein — MAFEINHGLGRFNSKRDLHAALGIPLSAQPGEIRKRYLKIAKALHPDSRDEESGKKLASDLLSKFVNPAYEILSQDKEREEYQVILRLLEKQLVSANMVPEPTFSLAEDLFNATNVEEAYQQALEKLAKEQYSDLANALTVSEQISELNLIYLWRSSGGKAAAPVSAAPPATRQTMADTQVRPASEPVVAATPEPSKTDQYTEQYYRRAEELLNKGVYLEAIKELKDALKIDPRSARCNALLGKVYLQQGQNSMAKIHFNQALKLNPQEIVAIQGMEILAKKERKAQQKNTQPPQGKEGRDKKGGFFGGLFGKK; from the coding sequence ATGGCCTTTGAGATTAATCACGGTCTTGGTCGCTTCAACTCCAAACGTGATTTGCACGCTGCCCTTGGCATTCCTTTATCGGCACAGCCCGGAGAGATTCGTAAGCGGTACCTCAAAATTGCCAAAGCCCTGCACCCGGACAGCCGTGATGAAGAATCGGGGAAGAAATTAGCCAGTGACTTGCTCTCTAAATTCGTCAACCCAGCTTACGAAATTCTCTCTCAAGATAAAGAACGGGAAGAGTATCAGGTTATTCTGCGGTTACTTGAAAAGCAGCTAGTATCTGCCAATATGGTGCCCGAGCCAACTTTCAGTTTGGCTGAAGACCTGTTTAACGCTACGAATGTTGAGGAAGCCTACCAACAAGCTCTGGAAAAATTGGCTAAGGAGCAATACAGCGATCTGGCCAATGCCCTGACCGTCAGTGAACAAATTAGTGAACTCAATCTGATTTATCTGTGGCGATCCTCGGGGGGGAAAGCAGCCGCCCCAGTTAGTGCTGCCCCACCGGCGACCCGCCAAACAATGGCTGATACTCAGGTTCGCCCAGCATCAGAGCCTGTAGTGGCTGCTACGCCGGAGCCGTCCAAGACTGACCAATATACCGAGCAATACTATCGCCGTGCTGAGGAATTACTCAATAAAGGCGTTTATCTAGAGGCTATTAAGGAGCTTAAGGATGCTCTGAAAATTGACCCCCGCAGTGCCCGTTGCAATGCTTTACTGGGGAAGGTGTACTTGCAGCAGGGTCAAAATAGTATGGCAAAGATACATTTCAACCAAGCCCTCAAGCTGAACCCCCAAGAAATTGTTGCCATTCAAGGCATGGAAATCCTTGCCAAAAAGGAGCGCAAGGCACAGCAGAAAAATACGCAGCCGCCACAAGGTAAGGAGGGGCGAGATAAAAAGGGTGGCTTCTTTGGTGGTCTTTTTGGGAAGAAGTAG